Within Verrucomicrobiota bacterium, the genomic segment CCTCCCTCGGATTCAACATTTTTAAATGACAAGGAACAGAACATGACCCACTCAACTCACTCTGCCAACCTGGCCAACACCGAGTTTCCCGGCGGAAGCTCCGCCATCGGAAAGCCCATGGGAAAGACCCTAGGGAAAAGGGTTCTGATTGTTTCGGCCAGCGCCGGGACAGGACATCTAAGGGCTGCGGCAGCTTTGGAAAAGGCATTCAGGGGGATGCCTGACGTCGAGGAGGTTCGCTCAATCGACGCGCTGAAATACACGAACCGCCTATTCCGTGATTTCTATTCGAAGCTCTACACGCAGCTTGTGGCGAAGGCTCCCACGTTTCTGGGATGGTGGTACAAGACAAGCGGCGAGCCGTGGAAGACGGATAAGATGCGCCTGATGCTTGACCGCCTGAATACGGCTCCCCTGATCAGGCAGATCACGGCGTTCAATCCTGACATTACTGTCTGCACGCACTTTCTTCCGGCCACGCTGATTTCCCACCTCATAGCCGAACAGAAACTCCAGGCCCGTCTCTCCATCGTGGTGACGGATCTTGATTTCCACGCGATGTGGCTCTCGAGGACATTTCACCGCTATTTTGTGGCGCTTGAGGAAACGAAGGTTCATCTGCAGAAACTGGGCCTGCCTGGAGATCGGATCACGGTAAGCGGAATTCCCATCGACTCCTCGTTCCATGAGTTCAGTCCGGAGGAACAACGAGCGGTCCGGATCAGACTCGGACTCGATCCCTCACTGCCGGTTCTGCTCGTGTCGGCGGGTGCGTTGGGAGCGAGTCCGGCCGAGATCATTCTGGAAGAACTTTTCGAGCTGAAGCGGCCGGTCCAGATCGTTCTTCTTGCCGGACAAAACGAGGACTTAAAGAAGAGGCTGGAGGTCATGGCGGCCGCGTCACCCTCGCCGATGATCCATGTGAC encodes:
- a CDS encoding glycosyltransferase translates to MGKTLGKRVLIVSASAGTGHLRAAAALEKAFRGMPDVEEVRSIDALKYTNRLFRDFYSKLYTQLVAKAPTFLGWWYKTSGEPWKTDKMRLMLDRLNTAPLIRQITAFNPDITVCTHFLPATLISHLIAEQKLQARLSIVVTDLDFHAMWLSRTFHRYFVALEETKVHLQKLGLPGDRITVSGIPIDSSFHEFSPEEQRAVRIRLGLDPSLPVLLVSAGALGASPAEIILEELFELKRPVQIVLLAGQNEDLKKRLEVMAAASPSPMIHVTVIGYSTEMSCWMGAATLLIGKPGGMTISEAMASGLPMVIVSPIPGQEERNSDQLLEKGIAIKCNDFTTLSYKVEKLLECPERLEEMRTHALSWAHPDAALTIVRTLLDETNRPQTAVQLDRSKLA